A stretch of DNA from Candidatus Bathyarchaeia archaeon:
TACCCGGGACGGCTGCGGAGATCTTCTCTGAGAGGGTGAGAAGGACTCTATGCCCAAACAAGTTACCTACCCACCTATGGGTCGAGATCATCAAGACAGCTCATAAACTTGGAATCCCCTCAACCTCTACCATGATGTACGGTCACATCGACGAGTCTGAGGACTGTGTAGAGCATCTCCAGTTATTGAGAGCGATTCAGAAAGAGACCCACGGCTTCACCGAGTTCATCCCTCTATCCTTCATCCATCAGAGAGCCCCGATCTTTCTAGAAGGAAACGCCAGACCTGGAGCCACGGGCATAAAAGACCTGAAGATCTACGCTGTCTCGCGAATCTTCCTGAATGGGTGGGTTGACAACATCCAAGTCTCATGGGTTAAGCTAGGCCTTAAGTTCGCGCAGGTGGCATTGAATGCGGGGGCGAACGACTTTGGCGGAACACTTATGGAGGAGAATATATCCAGAGCTGCTGGGGCTACGGCTGGAGAGTACCTCTCACCTGTGGAGATAAGGAGGCTTATACGCGATATCGGCCGAATTCCAGCCGAAAGGAACACAACTTACAAGATTCTCCGAATGTTCGGCGGGACTGAGCTGTGAAGCCTAGATTTTAGGTGTGAGAGTTGCTTCTACGGTAGTAGTGAAGTGATCCTCGGCTAGGTGGAGGAGAGCTCTGAACTTTTCGTTGTTTATAAGCCCCCCTCGAAGGAGGTTTTTATTCGCATAAGCCGCTAGAATCTCGCCGACGAATAGAGTGTGGTCTCCAGTTGTTATACTGTTGACAACTCGGCACTCGAGATGCGCGGCGCACTCATTTATGATAGGCGGCCTAACTCGTCGAGAGGGCTTCGGCGTCAAACCTGAAACTTGAAACTTGTCAACCTCCCTCCCAGAGATCCTACCGCATATAAGAGCCTGTGCAGCTATGGCTGCTGTGGGAATGTTTACAACGAATTCTCCTGTCTTAGCTATCAGGTCGTGGGAGTACCTCTGCGGCGAGATGGATATACCAACTAGGCTGGGGGTGAATGAGAGGGGAGTACTCCACGCGAGCGTAATAATGTTAGGCCTCCCAGTAGATGGATCAACACATGTCACTAGGATGGTTGGACGAGGATACATTAGCCTATAGAACAGACGACCCTCAACTTGAACTTTCTCCAATAAAGGACCCCCAAACATGCCCAGCTGATTTAATCTACTCTGAATCTACTAATAAAGTCTCCAAAAAATATCGGAAGAGCTAAAAGACTCAGAGCTAAAAGTTAGGTTGAGACTCGGTAGGGGGTCTAGGTTTTTGAGTTTTTCAGAGGAAGTTTTAACGAAGAGTAGGACTGGTAGAGTTGAAGTCAGAGCTCTCGAATCTAGAGGGCGGTATGTGCTCTGTAAATACCTCGACCCTGAAACATTACAGCTAGCCGACGAAAAGAGGAAGCTTACATTGATTGATGAAAAAGGCAAAATATACGAGTACTTCCTAATACCCCTCAAAGGCAAGAATCGCCGCCTCATGGTTGAGGCTGAGAAGGAGCCAAAGGGACGTAAAGTTTGGAACCCTATAACACGCCAAGAGGAGGAACTTTGAGGTTAAATCGCTAACGGAGCAGAAAGCTTAGCTTCTAAGCTTCATCTTCTCCCACATCTTCTCTAATGTCCAACGGATGGAATTCCTCAAGGTAACTATCCTTTGCTCGTCTCCCAAGTTTCTTATGACAAGCTCTCTCAAAGTGTCCCCATCTTGGTGGATCCGATAACTTAGAATATCCTCCGGCTTGATCACACCCTGCACAGCTTCTTCCCGATCCTTGGCTGCCATCGCATTTAACACCTTGCTAATTAGGAACTGCTGGAATGGGGGCGTAGATACCCTGAACTTCATGTTCTCAGCAGGAGTGACCTTCATCTCATTCTTCCCAAGGAATAAGCTTCCAAGAAGCGTCCCGTCTGCGGCCTTGAGGGGAGTTATCTGCTCGTAGGTGGGGGGGGCTTGTTCGGTTATGGGAGGGGAAGTTTGTGGGAGGGGGACAGTTGGAGTAGGTTTTGGGGCTTCAGCAGCCAGCGCAACCTTACTCGAGGCGTACTCCTCTACAAGCCCCAAAAGTTCTTTAAGTTGATCTATCTCCTGCTCAAGCTCCGAGATACGCCCCCTTATACGCTCCCTAATTTTGAGGAGCTTCTCCTCTCTCCCCTCATCCATAGTCTACGACGCCTCAGTATAATCTGCTACATTGATAGATTTAAAGTTGAAACCTAGGCTATCCAATTTTACCTTCGCGATATAAGCCAAATATTTGACATTTCCGAAGACTAAAAAAGGTGCAAGCATATCCCATAGCG
This window harbors:
- the cofH gene encoding 5-amino-6-(D-ribitylamino)uracil--L-tyrosine 4-hydroxyphenyl transferase CofH, with translation MAAILDRALDEKEISPKEGIELMKTSGRDLWSLILTADWLRRKRVGDIVTYIVNRNINLTNICTVGCKFCAFHRLPGAPDAYTLSIGKVAEMAREAWERGATEVCIQGGCNPTLDAHYYVELISAVKAAAPGIHIHGFSPMEIYHVAQRANLPIREVLKMLKEVGLGSIPGTAAEIFSERVRRTLCPNKLPTHLWVEIIKTAHKLGIPSTSTMMYGHIDESEDCVEHLQLLRAIQKETHGFTEFIPLSFIHQRAPIFLEGNARPGATGIKDLKIYAVSRIFLNGWVDNIQVSWVKLGLKFAQVALNAGANDFGGTLMEENISRAAGATAGEYLSPVEIRRLIRDIGRIPAERNTTYKILRMFGGTEL
- a CDS encoding flavin reductase family protein, yielding MEKVQVEGRLFYRLMYPRPTILVTCVDPSTGRPNIITLAWSTPLSFTPSLVGISISPQRYSHDLIAKTGEFVVNIPTAAIAAQALICGRISGREVDKFQVSGLTPKPSRRVRPPIINECAAHLECRVVNSITTGDHTLFVGEILAAYANKNLLRGGLINNEKFRALLHLAEDHFTTTVEATLTPKI